Proteins encoded by one window of Venturia canescens isolate UGA chromosome 2, ASM1945775v1, whole genome shotgun sequence:
- the LOC122407160 gene encoding putative odorant receptor 85d, which yields MEKSAYFESVNRLNVFVNFLAGHFLPLSDDLKKLDFLSILWMMFAWSIKIVYLTSCALGTLHFANLTADQAFKKSGAIAVLTTEILIPLFYLNIRRSDLHILIKNYNLILIECDDLRECVCQTVKHYNAGLSFYLVAGLLAAILFPAAPIFRIFESEQFTYADFTLPAYLPGEPFGRGVFAAGVAIQVVGGCAIHVGAIAIYLYVIHYIAVLVGQYKYVRIRIAEALSEKDGRRDDLSVITALRDCVEHHSAVIKVGQRLIEVLAFHIGVTYITCIMEFCFLAYGVITFENAVVEKFTYIAYIFCRILLVFMLCSSIQELVDASTSVTDDAFHENWYTRSMTVQKTFYIIQLSNQIECRISAYRIVDLVVPTLALILSKSYSVCLLLLNVN from the exons ATGGAGAAGAGCGCATATTTCGAGAGTGTAAATCGTTTAAATGTATTCGTGAATTTTCTCGCTGGTCATTTTTTGCCGCTCAGCGATGACCTAAAAAAGTTAGACTTCCTCAGCATTTTATGGATGATGTTCGCGTGGtcaataaaaatcgtatactTAACGAGCTGTGCTTTGGGCACTTTGCATTTTGCCAACCTCACGGCAGAccaagctttcaaaaaatccgGTGCAATCGCGGTGCTCACTACTGAAATATTGATCCCTCTTTTTTATCTTAATATTCGACGAAGTGATCTCCACATATTGATCAAGAATTACAATCTCATTCTCATCGAATGCGATGATTTGAGAGAGTGTGTTTGTCAGACGGTGAAACATTACAATGCGGGCCTTAGCTTTTACTTGGTTGCAGGCCTCCTGGCTGCAATCCTTTTCCCAGCAGCACCAATTTTTCGAATCTTCGAGAGTGAACAATTCACGTACGCCGATTTTACGTTACCTGCTTATTTGCCTGGTGAACCATTCGGGAGGGGTGTTTTCGCAGCCGGTGTTGCTATACAAGTTGTCGGTGGTTGCGCCATACATGTTGGAGCGATCGCTATATATCTCTATGTCATTCATTACATAGCCGTATTGGTGGGTCAATATAAATACGTTCGCATACGAATAGCCGAAGCATTGAGTGAAAAGGACGGTCGAAGGGACGACTTGTCTGTAATAACTGCCCTTCGTGATTGCGTTGAACATCATTCCGCCGTCATTAA AGTCGGGCAAAGGCTCATCGAAGTATTGGCGTTTCATATTGGCGTAACGTACATCACTTGCATAATGGAATTCTGTTTTCTAGCCTACGGAGTAATAACA TTCGAGAATGCTGTCGTCGAAAAGTTCACCTACATCGCTTACATATTTTGCCGTATATTGCTGGTATTCATGCTCTGCTCCAGCATTCAAGAATTGGTCGATGCA AGCACGTCTGTTACGGATGACGCatttcacgaaaattggtACACTCGGAGTATGACCGTACAGAAAACCTTTTACATTATTCAACTCAGCAACCAAATAGAATGTCGTATCAGCGCTTATCGAATCGTTGATCTCGTCGTTCCAACGTTGGCATTG
- the LOC122406518 gene encoding uncharacterized protein isoform X1, translating to MEKTAYFERVNRLNAFVNFLAGHFLPLSDNPKKIGCLSGLWMIFAWAVKLVYLISTALGTLHFAKLTADEAFKTIGAEAVLTSEILIPLLYLNFRRSDLHKLIKKYNLILIDCDELREFVRQTVDHYNTGLSIYFIAGLIVSVFFPLAPIFHIFESEQFSYADFTLPAYLPGEPFSRGVFAAGVAMQIVGSCGIHVGTVAMYLYVVHYIAVLVGQYKYVRVRIAEALSEEHGRRDDSSAIAALRDCIEHHSAVINSYFPTYCGHALRILNHSPTPFSCDLLFEKTRYINMKKSVGQALGEVLALHVGVTYITCIMEFCFLAYGIITFGSAVVEKFTYIAYTLFRVLLVFMLCSSIQELVDASTSVTDDVFHENWYTRSKTVQKTFYIIQLSNQIECRISAYRIVELVVPTLALILSKSYSVCLLLLSVK from the exons ATGGAGAAAACCGCGTATTTCGAGCGTGTGAATCGTTTAAATGCCTTCGTGAATTTCCTCGCAGGCCATTTTTTGCCGCTCAGCGACAACCCCAAAAAGATAGGCTGCCTCAGCGGCTTGTGGATGATATTCGCGTGGGCAGTTAAACTCGTATACCTGATAAGCACCGCTTTGGGAACGTTGCATTTCGCCAAACTCACAGCGGACGAAGCTTTCAAGACGATTGGTGCCGAGGCCGTGCTTACTTCTGAGATATTAATTCCCCTGTTGTATCTTAATTTTCGACGGAGCGATCTCCACAAATTGATCAAGAAATACAATCTCATTCTCATCGACTGCGACGAGCTGAGAGAATTCGTTCGCCAAACGGTCGATCATTACAATACAGGCCTCAGCATTTACTTCATCGCGGGTCTCATAGTATCCGTATTTTTTCCACTAGCACcaattttccatattttcgaAAGTGAACAGTTCAGCTACGCTGATTTTACATTACCAGCTTATTTGCCCGGTGAACCATTCTCGAGAGGCGTTTTCGCTGCTGGAGTTGCCATGCAAATCGTCGGTTCTTGCGGCATACACGTTGGAACAGTCGCCATGTATCTGTATGTCGTTCATTACATCGCTGTCCTAGTAGGTCAATATAAATACGTCCGCGTACGAATAGCCGAAGCGCTGAGtgaagagcacggtcgaaggGACGACTCGTCTGCGATCGCTGCTCTTCGTGATTGCATCGAACATCATTCTGCCGTCATAAA ttcatattttccaacGTACTGTGGACATGCCCTGCGCATTTTAAATCATTCGCCGACACCGTTTTCGTGTGActtactatttgaaaagacgCGCTACATCAACATGAAGAAATC AGTTGGACAAGCGCTCGGCGAGGTATTGGCGCTCCATGTTGGCGTAACGTACATTACTTGTATAATGGAATTCTGTTTTTTAGCTTACGGCATAATAACG TTCGGGAGTGCCGTCGTCGAAAAGTTCACTTACATCGCTTACACATTATTCCGCGTATTACTGGTGTTCATGCTCTGCTCCAGTATCCAAGAATTGGTCGATGCA AGCACGTCTGTCACGGATgacgtttttcacgaaaattggtatacTCGGAGCAAGACCGTACAGAAAACCTTTTACATTATTCAACTCAGCAACCAAATAGAATGTCGTATCAGCGCTTATCGAATCGTTGAACTCGTCGTTCCAACTTTGGCATTG ATTTTGAGCAAATCGTATTCAGTTTGCTTGCTTCTACTCAGCGTTAAATGA
- the LOC122406518 gene encoding odorant receptor 67a-like isoform X2, which translates to MEKTAYFERVNRLNAFVNFLAGHFLPLSDNPKKIGCLSGLWMIFAWAVKLVYLISTALGTLHFAKLTADEAFKTIGAEAVLTSEILIPLLYLNFRRSDLHKLIKKYNLILIDCDELREFVRQTVDHYNTGLSIYFIAGLIVSVFFPLAPIFHIFESEQFSYADFTLPAYLPGEPFSRGVFAAGVAMQIVGSCGIHVGTVAMYLYVVHYIAVLVGQYKYVRVRIAEALSEEHGRRDDSSAIAALRDCIEHHSAVIKVGQALGEVLALHVGVTYITCIMEFCFLAYGIITFGSAVVEKFTYIAYTLFRVLLVFMLCSSIQELVDASTSVTDDVFHENWYTRSKTVQKTFYIIQLSNQIECRISAYRIVELVVPTLALILSKSYSVCLLLLSVK; encoded by the exons ATGGAGAAAACCGCGTATTTCGAGCGTGTGAATCGTTTAAATGCCTTCGTGAATTTCCTCGCAGGCCATTTTTTGCCGCTCAGCGACAACCCCAAAAAGATAGGCTGCCTCAGCGGCTTGTGGATGATATTCGCGTGGGCAGTTAAACTCGTATACCTGATAAGCACCGCTTTGGGAACGTTGCATTTCGCCAAACTCACAGCGGACGAAGCTTTCAAGACGATTGGTGCCGAGGCCGTGCTTACTTCTGAGATATTAATTCCCCTGTTGTATCTTAATTTTCGACGGAGCGATCTCCACAAATTGATCAAGAAATACAATCTCATTCTCATCGACTGCGACGAGCTGAGAGAATTCGTTCGCCAAACGGTCGATCATTACAATACAGGCCTCAGCATTTACTTCATCGCGGGTCTCATAGTATCCGTATTTTTTCCACTAGCACcaattttccatattttcgaAAGTGAACAGTTCAGCTACGCTGATTTTACATTACCAGCTTATTTGCCCGGTGAACCATTCTCGAGAGGCGTTTTCGCTGCTGGAGTTGCCATGCAAATCGTCGGTTCTTGCGGCATACACGTTGGAACAGTCGCCATGTATCTGTATGTCGTTCATTACATCGCTGTCCTAGTAGGTCAATATAAATACGTCCGCGTACGAATAGCCGAAGCGCTGAGtgaagagcacggtcgaaggGACGACTCGTCTGCGATCGCTGCTCTTCGTGATTGCATCGAACATCATTCTGCCGTCATAAA AGTTGGACAAGCGCTCGGCGAGGTATTGGCGCTCCATGTTGGCGTAACGTACATTACTTGTATAATGGAATTCTGTTTTTTAGCTTACGGCATAATAACG TTCGGGAGTGCCGTCGTCGAAAAGTTCACTTACATCGCTTACACATTATTCCGCGTATTACTGGTGTTCATGCTCTGCTCCAGTATCCAAGAATTGGTCGATGCA AGCACGTCTGTCACGGATgacgtttttcacgaaaattggtatacTCGGAGCAAGACCGTACAGAAAACCTTTTACATTATTCAACTCAGCAACCAAATAGAATGTCGTATCAGCGCTTATCGAATCGTTGAACTCGTCGTTCCAACTTTGGCATTG ATTTTGAGCAAATCGTATTCAGTTTGCTTGCTTCTACTCAGCGTTAAATGA